In the Corynebacterium suedekumii genome, one interval contains:
- the thrE gene encoding threonine/serine exporter ThrE: MFEKLGSLFAGSGRIATIDAAKAAPPPSPLAPIDLTDHAQVAAVMDLAARIGDILLSSGTSNSDTKAQIHAVTSAYGLHYCHVDITMNTITIFTTIGHGRKTPVNVFRVVRSLTTDFSKLSEVDRLIRSIQAGATPPEVAEKILDELAAKPAEYGAWTAVMGWGVMGGAVAVMLGGGWLVALTAFVTSVLIMAMNTWLGRNQLPLFFQNVFGGIVATVPAAVIYSLAAELGFRISPSQIIASGIIVLLAGLTLVQSLQDGITGAPVTASARFFETLLFTGAIVAGVGIGISLTALLGISLPPLETTAAPNFTSVTVRVISGAVAAAGFAVASYAEWSSVAISALTALAGSGFYHFVLVPYGFGSVIAASVAAVVIGLAGGLLARRFLIPPLITAIAGITPFLPGLSVYRGMYAAMHEQMLVGFTNIATALAIACGLAAGVVLGEWVARRLRRPPKLNPYRYFRATRRVTFQQMAQAAQPRPRRRVRRARGHSVE; encoded by the coding sequence GACGCCGCGAAGGCCGCCCCACCGCCCTCCCCGCTGGCACCGATCGACCTCACCGATCACGCCCAGGTGGCCGCCGTCATGGACCTGGCCGCCCGGATCGGTGACATCCTGTTGTCCTCCGGCACGTCCAACTCGGACACCAAGGCGCAGATCCATGCGGTGACCTCCGCGTACGGCCTGCACTACTGCCACGTGGACATCACGATGAACACCATCACGATCTTCACCACCATCGGGCACGGCCGGAAGACCCCGGTCAACGTGTTCCGGGTGGTGCGGTCGCTGACGACGGACTTCTCCAAGCTCTCCGAGGTCGACCGGCTCATCCGCTCCATTCAGGCGGGTGCAACCCCGCCGGAGGTCGCCGAGAAGATCCTCGACGAGCTCGCGGCCAAGCCCGCCGAGTACGGGGCGTGGACCGCGGTCATGGGCTGGGGCGTCATGGGTGGCGCGGTCGCCGTCATGCTCGGCGGTGGCTGGCTGGTGGCGCTCACCGCGTTCGTCACCTCGGTGCTCATCATGGCGATGAACACGTGGCTGGGCCGCAACCAGCTGCCGTTGTTCTTCCAGAACGTCTTCGGCGGGATCGTGGCCACGGTGCCGGCGGCGGTGATCTACTCGCTGGCCGCGGAGCTGGGGTTCCGGATCTCGCCGTCGCAGATCATCGCGTCGGGCATCATCGTCCTGCTCGCCGGTCTCACGCTGGTGCAGTCGCTGCAGGACGGGATCACAGGGGCGCCGGTGACGGCCTCAGCACGCTTCTTCGAGACACTCCTGTTCACCGGTGCCATCGTCGCCGGCGTGGGTATCGGCATCTCGTTGACGGCCCTGCTGGGCATTTCCCTGCCTCCCCTGGAGACGACCGCTGCGCCGAACTTCACCTCCGTCACGGTCCGCGTCATCAGCGGCGCGGTGGCGGCGGCCGGGTTCGCGGTGGCCAGTTACGCGGAATGGTCCTCGGTGGCGATCTCCGCGCTCACGGCCCTGGCGGGGTCCGGTTTCTACCATTTCGTCCTCGTGCCCTACGGTTTCGGCTCCGTCATCGCGGCCTCCGTCGCCGCCGTGGTCATCGGCCTCGCCGGTGGTCTGCTCGCCCGTCGTTTCCTCATCCCGCCGCTCATCACCGCCATCGCCGGCATCACCCCGTTCCTGCCAGGTCTGTCGGTCTACCGCGGCATGTACGCGGCGATGCACGAGCAGATGCTCGTCGGCTTCACCAACATCGCCACCGCGCTGGCGATCGCCTGTGGCCTGGCGGCGGGTGTGGTCCTCGGCGAGTGGGTGGCCCGCCGCCTGCGCCGCCCGCCGAAGCTCAACCCCTACCGTTATTTCCGTGCCACCCGCCGGGTGACGTTCCAGCAGATGGCCCAGGCCGCGCAGCCGCGTCCCCGGAGGCGGGTGCGCCGGGCCCGCGGGCATAGCGTAGAATAA
- a CDS encoding alpha,alpha-trehalose-phosphate synthase (UDP-forming) has translation MSGDNSFVVVANRLPVDLHTAPDGTRTWTPSPGGLVAALSPVLERQQGCWVGWPGIADEAPEPFRTDAGVLLHPVRLTAADFEGFYEGFSNATLWPLYHDLIVTPVYDRDWWAAYRDVNLRFATEVAEVAAEGATVWVQDYQLQLLPGILRQLRPDLRIGFFLHIPFPGADLFRQLPWREEIIRGLCGADLIGFHLESGARNFLDLARRSGVEIDDAQVGAFPISIDPGSLGTGEPGGVEKLRESLGNPATVILGVDRLDYTKGILQRLLAVEELLESGALDPDQVVLIQIATPSRERIDQYQVARSQVEEAVGRINGRFGSVGHPVVHYLHQSLPKDELRTYYEAADVMLVTPFKDGMNLVAKEYVACHGDGSGALVLSEFAGAAVELHQANLCNPFDLESIKRALATAVTGLAQQPEVMRERMLAMHRQVHEHDVTRWADSFLTALEARR, from the coding sequence ATGAGCGGCGACAACAGCTTCGTGGTCGTGGCCAACCGCCTGCCGGTTGACCTGCACACCGCCCCCGACGGCACCCGCACCTGGACGCCCAGCCCGGGTGGGCTCGTCGCCGCGCTCTCCCCGGTCCTGGAACGCCAGCAGGGGTGCTGGGTCGGCTGGCCCGGGATCGCGGACGAGGCTCCGGAGCCCTTCCGCACCGACGCCGGGGTGCTGCTGCATCCGGTGAGGCTCACCGCCGCGGACTTCGAGGGGTTCTACGAGGGGTTCTCCAACGCGACGTTGTGGCCGCTGTACCACGACCTCATCGTTACCCCCGTCTACGACCGCGACTGGTGGGCTGCGTACCGGGACGTCAACCTGCGGTTCGCCACCGAGGTCGCCGAGGTCGCCGCCGAGGGTGCGACGGTGTGGGTGCAGGACTACCAGCTGCAGCTGCTACCCGGCATCCTCCGTCAACTGCGCCCCGACCTGCGGATCGGTTTCTTCCTGCACATCCCCTTCCCCGGTGCGGACCTGTTCCGTCAGCTGCCGTGGCGCGAGGAGATCATCCGCGGGTTGTGCGGGGCGGACCTCATCGGTTTCCACCTCGAGTCCGGGGCCCGGAACTTCCTCGACCTGGCCCGCCGCTCCGGCGTGGAGATCGATGACGCGCAGGTCGGCGCGTTCCCCATCTCCATCGACCCGGGCTCGCTCGGGACGGGGGAGCCGGGGGGTGTGGAGAAGCTGCGGGAGTCCCTGGGAAACCCGGCCACGGTGATCCTCGGGGTGGACCGCCTGGACTACACCAAGGGAATCCTCCAGCGGCTGCTGGCCGTCGAGGAGCTGCTCGAGTCCGGGGCGCTCGATCCGGACCAGGTTGTGCTCATCCAGATCGCCACCCCCTCCCGCGAGCGGATCGACCAGTACCAGGTCGCCCGATCCCAGGTGGAGGAGGCCGTCGGCCGGATCAACGGCCGCTTCGGGTCCGTCGGTCACCCGGTGGTGCACTACCTGCACCAGTCCCTGCCGAAGGATGAGCTGCGCACCTACTACGAGGCGGCGGACGTCATGCTGGTCACCCCGTTCAAGGACGGTATGAACCTGGTGGCCAAGGAGTATGTCGCCTGCCACGGTGACGGCTCCGGCGCCCTGGTGCTCTCCGAGTTCGCCGGCGCGGCCGTGGAGCTGCATCAGGCGAACCTGTGCAACCCCTTCGACCTGGAGTCCATCAAGCGGGCGTTGGCCACCGCCGTCACTGGTCTGGCCCAGCAGCCGGAGGTGATGCGGGAGCGGATGCTCGCCATGCACCGGCAGGTGCATGAGCACGACGTCACCCGCTGGGCCGACTCCTTCCTCACGGCACTGGAGGCCCGACGATGA
- a CDS encoding TIGR03086 family protein — MLTWYPANLRNADIDLEVPRSGDPAADWAGFVTAVSDLLADPARAEAVVTAGPDEGQTVARATSGFLIPDIFLHTWDLARSQGNDAHLNADYAARNLAGLESLGDGLQATGQFGPPHPVAEDAPVVDRLMAHIGRDPQFRGGATVDPA; from the coding sequence CTGCTCACCTGGTACCCCGCCAACCTGCGCAACGCGGACATCGACCTCGAGGTCCCGCGCTCCGGCGATCCGGCGGCCGACTGGGCCGGCTTCGTCACGGCCGTCTCCGACCTGCTCGCCGACCCGGCCCGGGCGGAGGCCGTCGTCACCGCCGGGCCCGATGAGGGGCAGACCGTCGCGCGGGCCACCAGCGGCTTCCTCATCCCTGACATCTTCCTGCACACCTGGGACCTCGCCCGCTCCCAGGGCAATGACGCCCACCTCAACGCCGACTACGCCGCCCGCAATCTCGCGGGTCTCGAGTCCCTGGGTGACGGGCTGCAGGCCACCGGCCAGTTCGGCCCGCCGCACCCGGTCGCCGAGGATGCCCCCGTCGTGGACCGGCTCATGGCCCACATCGGCCGGGACCCTCAGTTCCGGGGAGGGGCCACCGTCGACCCGGCGTGA
- a CDS encoding LacI family DNA-binding transcriptional regulator, whose product MVKRARTLASLAAELGVSRTTVSNAYNQPDQLSAALREKILAAAAARGYPGPDPMARSMRTRRVGAIGVLLTEHLSYAFEDVASVDFLAGMAEATYGTDSAVTLIPAGPDARDDASTLVGRAVVDGFVVYSVASGDAHLAAAQARHLPVVLCDQPSDTDLPFVGIDDRAAIRPAARALLEAGHRRIGILSIRLTRLRRDGFVPAADVDGADLHVQRGRVLGALDEFTAAGIDPGQVPIVTRHINDQPSCVDAARELLTTHPDLTAVLCTTDSMAFGVLDYAAATGRTVPADLSVTGFDGVRYALHRGLSTVIQPNKAKGAAAGRMLQELIDARVTDTEPSLDVPRRILRTTYHAGSTVAPPRN is encoded by the coding sequence ATGGTCAAACGCGCCCGCACCCTCGCCTCCCTGGCGGCTGAGCTGGGCGTCTCCCGTACCACCGTCTCCAACGCGTACAACCAGCCGGACCAGTTGTCGGCGGCGCTGCGGGAGAAGATCCTCGCGGCGGCGGCGGCGCGGGGTTATCCGGGGCCGGATCCGATGGCGCGCTCGATGCGGACGCGACGGGTGGGGGCGATCGGGGTGCTGCTCACGGAGCATCTGTCGTACGCGTTCGAGGATGTCGCGTCGGTGGATTTCCTCGCCGGCATGGCGGAGGCGACGTACGGCACGGATTCGGCCGTGACACTCATTCCGGCGGGCCCGGATGCGCGCGATGATGCGTCGACCCTGGTGGGGCGCGCGGTGGTGGACGGTTTCGTCGTCTATTCGGTGGCGTCGGGGGATGCGCACCTGGCGGCGGCGCAGGCGCGGCATCTGCCGGTGGTGCTGTGCGATCAGCCGAGCGACACGGACCTGCCGTTCGTGGGTATCGATGACCGTGCCGCCATCCGCCCCGCGGCCCGGGCGCTGCTCGAGGCGGGGCACCGGCGTATCGGCATCCTGTCGATCCGGCTCACCCGTCTCCGGCGGGACGGGTTCGTGCCCGCGGCCGACGTCGACGGCGCGGACCTGCACGTCCAGCGGGGTCGTGTGCTCGGGGCGCTCGACGAGTTCACGGCGGCGGGGATTGATCCGGGGCAGGTGCCCATCGTCACCCGGCACATCAACGACCAGCCCTCCTGTGTCGACGCTGCCCGCGAGCTGCTCACCACCCACCCGGATCTCACGGCCGTGCTGTGCACCACCGACTCCATGGCGTTCGGCGTCCTCGACTACGCCGCCGCCACGGGCCGCACGGTGCCGGCGGACCTGTCGGTCACGGGTTTCGACGGTGTCCGTTACGCCCTCCACCGGGGCCTGAGCACCGTCATCCAGCCGAACAAGGCGAAGGGCGCGGCCGCGGGCCGCATGCTCCAGGAGCTTATCGACGCTCGCGTCACCGACACCGAACCCTCCCTCGACGTCCCCCGGCGCATCCTGCGCACGACCTATCACGCCGGGTCGACGGTGGCCCCTCCCCGGAACTGA
- a CDS encoding alpha/beta hydrolase family esterase: protein MTDQTSYTSERLTLRHGGRDRIFTVVTPDIIGDRPDVLFYFHGSLQNGNVARNFTGRTFDDMAARTGTILVYPDGVERHFNDTRRGLRERTRDLDIDDVGFTHAIVDQLRDRRDIGDIHACGYSNGGQMVLRLLHDAPGLLAGAATFAATMPAADNLIDGLGEPVPTPYLAIHGTGDHIVNYDGGVAGLDPAHTRGVLVSAFESAEYFADVNGLDDADHTRRAEDALTVDTWSRDGHPPVELWSITGMGHVVPTPKDLPPSIGPGTDAIVAADVVAGFFGWE from the coding sequence GTGACGGATCAGACCAGCTACACCTCCGAACGGCTCACCCTGCGCCACGGCGGCCGCGACCGCATCTTCACCGTGGTCACCCCCGACATCATCGGCGACCGCCCCGACGTCCTGTTCTACTTCCACGGCTCGCTGCAGAACGGCAACGTCGCCCGCAACTTCACCGGCCGCACCTTCGACGACATGGCCGCCCGCACCGGCACCATCCTGGTCTACCCCGACGGCGTTGAGCGCCACTTCAACGACACCCGCCGCGGCCTGCGGGAGCGCACCCGCGATCTCGACATCGACGACGTCGGCTTCACCCACGCGATCGTGGACCAGCTCCGCGACCGCCGCGACATCGGCGACATCCACGCCTGCGGCTACTCCAACGGTGGGCAGATGGTGCTGCGCCTGCTTCACGACGCCCCCGGCCTCCTCGCCGGCGCCGCCACCTTCGCCGCCACCATGCCCGCCGCCGACAACCTCATCGACGGCCTCGGCGAGCCCGTCCCCACCCCCTACCTGGCGATCCACGGCACCGGCGACCACATCGTCAACTACGACGGCGGCGTCGCCGGACTCGACCCCGCCCACACCCGCGGCGTCCTCGTCTCCGCGTTCGAGTCCGCCGAGTACTTCGCCGACGTCAACGGCCTCGACGACGCCGACCACACCCGCCGCGCCGAGGACGCCCTCACCGTGGACACCTGGTCCCGCGACGGCCACCCACCGGTCGAACTGTGGAGCATCACCGGCATGGGCCACGTCGTCCCCACTCCCAAGGACCTGCCGCCCAGCATCGGCCCCGGCACCGACGCCATCGTCGCCGCCGACGTCGTCGCCGGGTTCTTCGGCTGGGAGTAA
- a CDS encoding ATP-binding cassette domain-containing protein has product MLRVDCTYGHDLPLGHLTREFGPGLHGLAGPNGAGKSTLLSTIAGEIDPLSGTVSPDSPAPSPASPNPPSTPTSPSANTSPSWGPPPRSSTGGH; this is encoded by the coding sequence GTGCTGCGCGTCGACTGCACCTACGGCCACGACCTCCCCCTCGGTCACCTCACCCGGGAGTTCGGCCCCGGCCTCCACGGTCTCGCCGGCCCCAACGGCGCAGGCAAGTCGACGCTGCTGTCCACCATCGCCGGCGAGATCGACCCGCTGTCCGGCACCGTCTCACCCGACTCCCCGGCGCCGTCACCCGCATCGCCGAACCCGCCTTCTACCCCGACCTCACCGTCGGCGAACACCTCACCCTCATGGGGACCACCGCCGAGGTCATCGACCGGTGGGCACTGA
- a CDS encoding ABC transporter ATP-binding protein, giving the protein MGTTAEVIDRWALTELLDAPPSWLSSGQRQRVFLASQLPAAADVIVIDEPERHLDADWVDVLCAELVTLADDGAVIVVATHSPAVLAHCHDVIELG; this is encoded by the coding sequence ATGGGGACCACCGCCGAGGTCATCGACCGGTGGGCACTGACCGAGCTTCTCGACGCCCCACCCTCCTGGCTCTCCTCCGGCCAACGCCAACGCGTCTTCCTCGCCTCCCAACTACCCGCCGCCGCCGACGTCATCGTCATCGACGAACCCGAACGCCACCTCGACGCCGACTGGGTCGACGTCCTCTGCGCCGAACTGGTCACCCTCGCCGACGACGGCGCGGTCATCGTGGTGGCCACCCACTCCCCCGCGGTGCTCGCCCACTGCCACGACGTCATCGAGCTCGGATGA
- a CDS encoding ISL3 family transposase produces the protein MNATASLLADTICRTVELGVTITDAAVADELTHLFCAPVTLDPICAECGMAGRLRDHVQRKVTDLPIVGHPTRLHVRVPRFTCDNTECATRIFQQRMPALAEPRAKTTRRCSRWILQRLAIDRTSVSAVAKALGLGWDLVNDLAVSEVRAMVYEQPGHFDGVRVLGVDEHKWKHVRGDGSSAFVTVLVDLTPVVDGTGPSRLLDMVPGRSAKVLTEWLDARDQVFRDRVKVVTMDGFAGYHSAAAKAVPAARTVMDPFHVVHLAADKLTVCRQRIQQATTGHRGRADDPLYGIRRILRTRAELLTDKQKVRLFKAFTAHDAHAAVEVTYGVYQRLIAAYEASGKREGKIAMYKLLKSIRAGVPTELPELAQLGRSLWKRHREILAYFDVGASNGPVEAINGRLEHLRGIALGFRNLKHYILRSLIHSGRLQDRINAL, from the coding sequence TTGAACGCTACCGCCAGCCTGCTCGCCGACACCATCTGCCGCACCGTCGAGCTCGGGGTGACCATCACCGACGCCGCTGTGGCTGACGAGCTCACGCACCTGTTCTGCGCCCCGGTCACACTCGACCCGATCTGCGCCGAGTGCGGGATGGCGGGCCGTTTGCGGGACCACGTCCAGCGGAAGGTCACGGATCTACCGATCGTCGGGCATCCCACCAGACTGCACGTGCGGGTACCGCGCTTCACCTGCGACAACACCGAGTGCGCTACGAGGATTTTCCAGCAGCGGATGCCGGCGTTGGCTGAGCCGCGGGCCAAGACCACCCGCCGTTGCAGCCGCTGGATCCTGCAGCGTCTGGCGATCGACCGCACCAGCGTGTCCGCGGTGGCCAAGGCCCTCGGGCTGGGGTGGGATTTGGTCAATGACCTGGCGGTCTCGGAGGTTCGCGCGATGGTCTACGAGCAGCCCGGACACTTCGATGGCGTCCGCGTTCTCGGTGTCGATGAGCACAAGTGGAAGCACGTGCGCGGCGACGGCAGCAGTGCGTTCGTCACCGTGCTGGTCGACCTGACCCCAGTCGTGGACGGCACTGGCCCGTCCCGCCTGTTGGACATGGTCCCGGGGCGTTCGGCGAAGGTGCTCACCGAGTGGCTGGACGCCCGTGACCAGGTGTTTCGGGATCGAGTCAAGGTTGTCACGATGGACGGTTTCGCCGGCTACCATTCCGCTGCGGCGAAAGCTGTTCCTGCAGCACGGACGGTGATGGATCCGTTCCACGTCGTGCATCTTGCCGCGGACAAGCTCACCGTGTGCCGCCAGCGGATCCAGCAGGCCACCACCGGGCACCGGGGACGGGCCGATGACCCCCTGTACGGGATCCGCCGCATCCTGCGCACCCGCGCTGAGCTGCTGACCGACAAGCAGAAGGTCCGCCTGTTCAAGGCGTTCACCGCCCATGATGCGCACGCGGCGGTGGAGGTCACCTACGGCGTCTACCAGCGACTCATCGCCGCCTACGAGGCCTCGGGCAAGCGGGAGGGCAAGATCGCGATGTACAAGCTCCTCAAGTCGATCCGGGCCGGTGTGCCAACGGAGTTGCCCGAGCTCGCGCAGCTCGGTCGCTCACTGTGGAAACGGCATCGCGAGATCCTCGCTTACTTCGACGTGGGTGCCTCCAACGGACCCGTCGAGGCCATCAACGGCCGCCTCGAGCACCTGCGCGGGATCGCCCTGGGCTTCCGCAACCTCAAGCACTACATCTTGCGGTCACTCATTCACTCCGGCCGGCTTCAGGATCGGATCAATGCACTCTGA
- a CDS encoding TetR/AcrR family transcriptional regulator, whose protein sequence is MMIRATQSPGLSAATAPPERRATGAQRMIDVAVTRIEAEGMSVGLDNIRMEKVIEEAGVSRATAYRRWSTRDDFLADVLVETVRRTSLIPETPDDLTRILQVIAEHQDTLGTEQGRRDVVVEGLRAAVDADVRRVVGSPRWRTFLSLSAAHPGLPAGRVAEEVAAALQRAEGEFNARRTEVYGRLCTLLDYRLTPPLTGDDGFYRLGSAAGSMMTGIVVRALPEPTLLDDRTTVALFGQSRAQGWSDPERQLVGVLLSHLEPDPNRPWTPERAAQMLTMVEEQVAALMSSQLDGGTPA, encoded by the coding sequence ATGATGATTCGCGCAACACAGAGCCCCGGCCTATCGGCAGCGACAGCCCCGCCCGAACGACGTGCGACCGGCGCGCAGCGCATGATCGACGTTGCCGTCACACGGATCGAGGCGGAAGGCATGTCCGTGGGCTTGGACAACATCCGCATGGAGAAGGTGATCGAGGAAGCCGGTGTCTCACGTGCCACCGCGTACCGCCGCTGGTCCACTCGAGACGACTTCCTGGCGGACGTGCTCGTGGAGACGGTCCGTCGCACCTCGTTGATCCCCGAGACGCCTGACGACCTGACGAGGATCCTGCAGGTCATCGCCGAGCACCAGGACACCCTGGGGACAGAGCAGGGACGGCGTGACGTCGTCGTCGAGGGTCTACGCGCGGCCGTGGACGCGGATGTGCGCCGCGTCGTTGGCTCGCCCCGTTGGCGCACGTTCCTCTCCCTCTCTGCCGCGCACCCCGGCCTTCCGGCTGGTCGTGTTGCCGAAGAGGTGGCCGCTGCGCTGCAGAGGGCCGAAGGTGAGTTCAACGCCCGTCGAACCGAGGTGTACGGCCGTCTGTGCACCTTGCTCGATTACCGGCTGACCCCACCCTTGACCGGTGACGATGGCTTCTACCGCCTCGGCAGTGCCGCGGGGTCGATGATGACCGGGATCGTCGTGCGAGCCCTGCCCGAGCCCACATTGCTCGACGACCGGACCACGGTGGCCCTCTTCGGGCAGTCTCGCGCCCAGGGCTGGTCCGATCCGGAACGCCAGCTCGTCGGCGTCCTACTGTCCCACCTCGAGCCAGACCCGAATCGGCCTTGGACCCCGGAACGTGCCGCACAGATGCTGACAATGGTGGAAGAACAGGTCGCCGCGCTCATGTCTTCGCAGCTCGACGGCGGCACCCCGGCATGA
- a CDS encoding IS3 family transposase (programmed frameshift) produces the protein MPIKTYTEEFRRDAVALYENSPGVSINALAAELGVNRNTLQIWVRKYGTGARTSSSDSSSSSDTPTVVTEAERIRQLEREVRRLREERDILRKAAKYFAEGDDLVIRFQFVDDAKNSHSVKRLCEVLKLNRSSYYKWRNTSSARTQRLLSDAILGARVKAVFAAERGCYGSKRITAQLNDDSPGSPVNHKKVARIMRSLQLVGYSKKRKVTTTVSDGRKPVFPDLVGRKFTAPAPNQVYVGDITYLPIADGSNMYLATVIDCFSRRLAGFAIADHMRTSLVQDALVMAKGQRGSLDDAIFHSDHGSVYTSHAFQETCRTLGIRQSMGAIGSSADNALAESFNAALKREVLQDAKTFANQLQCRRDVFRWCTRYNTTRRHSWCGYLAPAVFEEQCPVTLRSAS, from the exons ATGCCGATCAAGACCTACACCGAGGAGTTCCGCCGCGACGCGGTCGCCCTCTACGAGAATTCCCCCGGCGTATCGATCAACGCCCTCGCCGCCGAACTCGGCGTCAACCGCAACACCCTCCAGATCTGGGTCCGCAAATACGGCACCGGAGCCCGCACCAGCAGCTCGGATTCTTCCTCCAGCTCTGACACACCGACCGTGGTGACCGAAGCGGAACGCATCCGCCAGCTGGAACGAGAAGTACGCAGACTCCGGGAGGAACGCGATATTCTGCGCAAGGCCGCGAAATATTTTGCGGAAG GAGACGACCTGGTGATCCGCTTCCAGTTCGTTGACGACGCCAAGAACAGCCATTCGGTCAAGCGGTTATGTGAGGTTCTGAAACTCAACCGGTCCTCGTACTACAAATGGAGAAACACCTCCTCCGCCAGGACACAACGCCTGCTCAGCGACGCGATCCTCGGCGCACGGGTCAAGGCCGTGTTCGCCGCAGAACGCGGCTGCTACGGCTCCAAACGCATCACGGCGCAACTCAACGACGACTCGCCCGGCAGCCCGGTCAATCACAAGAAAGTCGCCCGGATCATGCGCTCGTTGCAGCTGGTTGGCTACTCGAAGAAGCGCAAGGTCACCACGACTGTCTCGGATGGGAGGAAGCCGGTGTTTCCGGACCTGGTGGGGAGGAAATTCACCGCCCCGGCACCAAACCAGGTCTACGTCGGCGATATCACGTACCTGCCGATCGCGGACGGGTCGAATATGTACCTCGCCACCGTCATCGACTGTTTCTCCCGCCGGCTGGCCGGCTTCGCGATCGCCGATCACATGCGTACTTCCCTGGTCCAGGACGCCCTGGTGATGGCCAAGGGTCAGCGCGGAAGTCTCGACGACGCAATTTTTCACTCGGACCATGGCAGTGTCTACACTTCCCATGCGTTCCAGGAGACGTGCAGAACGCTGGGGATCCGGCAGTCGATGGGCGCGATCGGCAGCAGCGCTGATAATGCCCTGGCGGAGTCCTTCAACGCCGCGTTGAAGCGTGAGGTCCTCCAGGACGCGAAGACGTTTGCCAATCAGTTGCAGTGCCGGCGAGATGTTTTCCGCTGGTGTACCCGCTACAACACCACGCGTCGGCATTCCTGGTGCGGGTATCTCGCTCCAGCAGTGTTTGAAGAGCAATGTCCTGTTACGCTGAGATCTGCTTCCTGA
- the istB gene encoding IS21-like element helper ATPase IstB, which produces MTEPITAVDIITAGKATSLTATVLAEWAEKGTPKQREYLHGLLIAEQHSRHTARSTRLLRAAKLPMIKTLDGYDWTNIGFPAGYGRDQLRCLDFLDTGGDLVFYGDVGTGKTHLACALVAQACQAGIPARFFTTASLVAHLRRAKDADRLDKELASLAKNRLLVIDEFGYLPIDTEGARLLFQVIADAYEKRSLILTTNLAFSKWGAVFGDDHMAAAVIDRIVHHGRLLHFTGESYRVKHALMT; this is translated from the coding sequence ATGACAGAACCGATCACCGCGGTCGACATCATCACCGCAGGGAAAGCCACCTCGCTGACCGCGACGGTGCTCGCGGAATGGGCTGAGAAAGGCACCCCGAAGCAACGCGAGTACCTCCACGGGCTGCTCATCGCCGAACAACACTCCCGCCACACAGCCCGTAGTACCCGGCTGTTACGCGCGGCGAAACTACCCATGATCAAGACCCTCGACGGTTACGACTGGACCAACATCGGCTTCCCTGCCGGCTACGGTCGGGATCAGCTGCGCTGTCTGGACTTCCTCGACACCGGTGGTGATCTGGTCTTCTACGGCGATGTCGGCACCGGGAAAACACATCTGGCCTGCGCGCTGGTCGCCCAGGCCTGCCAGGCGGGCATCCCCGCGAGGTTTTTCACCACCGCCTCCCTGGTTGCGCATCTTAGGCGGGCGAAAGACGCCGACAGGCTGGATAAGGAACTGGCCAGTCTGGCGAAGAATCGGCTGCTGGTCATCGATGAATTCGGCTATTTGCCTATCGATACCGAGGGCGCGAGATTGTTGTTCCAGGTCATCGCCGACGCCTATGAAAAGCGCAGTCTGATCCTGACGACGAACCTGGCGTTTTCCAAGTGGGGTGCCGTCTTCGGTGATGATCATATGGCCGCCGCGGTCATCGACCGGATCGTCCACCACGGCAGGCTCCTGCACTTCACGGGCGAGTCCTACCGCGTCAAGCATGCCCTGATGACCTGA